The following are encoded in a window of Rubellicoccus peritrichatus genomic DNA:
- a CDS encoding PKD domain-containing protein, with amino-acid sequence MRKLSLCACGFIAFIISALSSSAYTDYSGTMDDFMGINIHSVYWTQHYREGNEDIDLSLGFKWVRNYLRWDVQEPQPDVYRFNDDDFYGKARWLDEYYRLLNEDGFNIVVTPIEVPDHTDSFYTDMTPWFTGSKYLPAEGGPGDEPNHYRERAEFLAQLSARYGPTGGLSETRLETSDNVQGLDYVRYIEGANEPNQKWRDEIWPDAYYGQWMNAAHDGRGVIRDGGLPIAGIKQGDPNVTHVMCGLVENGVDLGFLDQTLLSAGRQAYDIINVHSYFRNSHLNPTVEHGVSPEYYILESGLDELQKTIRWRDENTPGTPVWLTEFGWDTHLAYNGTHSRTYAPEPSQGNYILRAFPLLKKIGMDKAFLYFDFDPAAGSPKMHSSSGIITRINNVTPLRRKPSYYYMTAMSAMVGEYTYEGAHIFGEGTPEVYAYLFSKSLTDQVIMIWCRERDSFIDNGTTLNNYVFSAPYMIECEQVVPTVDVIGGVSTNLSVAQSGQNDASVTIAQLSETPIFLKITTSQAAALNLSPVADAGDNLEAILPDGENTIDQIIINGSGSDVDGTIVGYQWTQLSGPSANMQQANTANLTLSNLTAGNDYEFALAVTDDDGAISRDRVSLIVADRQPFGGNRRSIPGVIEAEDYDTGGSGVAYYDSTGGSKGWYNRDDDVDIMKIGNAPGTEFYIENPTPGEWIKYSVTVTQSGLYTLDAKIGKFNANERRVYFEIDGVALGGIFRPLQTPTWTTFYSNTGEGPFYLEAGDHTLTVHFETAGIALDKFEFIVYDPPLVDSGNYFRFNNPNPNWQSVRVFYDTKWNDDIDVLAGGNTHLEFYITNLDMTLVPDWSKVKVGISDINSIYSDICIADYVSGVGSNWTLVSVPLSDLTAGNIIDLNHVMMMNVRSTSAGAFDIGIDEIVFTGGTMPFVWLGDDHETNPTSNSSIVMTVEPVGGIGIDAVYDEAPFVDAGPDDFIRPTLTSYTFPGAAEDIEGSITNYEWVQLSGPVLAAPMSGQYAAEMTATFNTFGTYEFRLYAWDEAGQRGEDDVTLVYEDTGGYISMEHTALNNQAVTMRYNPDEDPVNVLGDLSQPNDTLEVHFKRFDLNSTIDWSKFYVLMRSSASAMISANVGAYLNGASIDDEWVKVSIPLSEFGGVDHTQLTRMRFQSSKAGPFLALGIDEIQFTGGSKPVVFYGDDHTDNNFAPFQSDMTATFELTNGAVDTAP; translated from the coding sequence ATGAGAAAATTATCTTTGTGCGCCTGCGGGTTCATTGCATTCATTATCAGTGCTCTATCGTCGAGCGCTTACACTGATTATTCCGGAACCATGGATGACTTCATGGGTATTAATATTCACAGTGTTTATTGGACACAACACTACCGTGAAGGCAACGAAGACATCGATCTTAGTCTTGGCTTTAAATGGGTTAGAAACTATCTGCGCTGGGATGTACAGGAACCTCAACCTGATGTCTATCGCTTCAATGATGACGACTTTTATGGGAAGGCGCGTTGGCTGGACGAATACTATCGGTTGTTAAATGAAGACGGCTTTAACATTGTCGTCACGCCTATCGAAGTGCCGGATCATACGGATTCATTTTATACGGATATGACCCCTTGGTTCACAGGGAGCAAGTATTTGCCTGCAGAAGGTGGCCCAGGAGATGAACCGAATCATTATCGCGAACGAGCAGAATTTCTTGCTCAACTTTCGGCGCGTTACGGCCCTACCGGAGGGCTTTCTGAAACACGTCTGGAAACAAGCGACAATGTTCAGGGACTGGATTACGTTCGCTACATCGAAGGTGCCAACGAACCGAATCAAAAATGGCGTGATGAGATCTGGCCCGATGCTTATTACGGTCAATGGATGAATGCCGCACATGATGGCCGTGGTGTTATCCGAGATGGAGGCCTTCCGATCGCCGGGATCAAACAAGGTGATCCCAATGTGACACATGTGATGTGCGGGCTGGTTGAAAATGGGGTAGACCTCGGTTTTCTTGACCAGACTTTACTTTCTGCGGGACGTCAGGCTTACGATATTATCAACGTCCATTCTTATTTTCGAAACAGTCATTTGAATCCCACAGTGGAACATGGTGTTTCACCCGAGTATTACATTCTTGAGAGTGGATTGGATGAGCTCCAGAAAACTATCCGATGGCGCGATGAAAATACGCCGGGCACTCCTGTTTGGCTTACTGAATTTGGCTGGGATACGCATCTAGCTTACAATGGAACTCATTCTAGAACGTATGCTCCCGAGCCTTCCCAGGGGAACTATATTCTGCGTGCTTTTCCATTACTGAAGAAAATCGGAATGGATAAAGCATTTCTTTATTTCGATTTCGATCCGGCGGCTGGGAGCCCTAAAATGCATAGTAGCTCTGGCATCATTACTCGGATTAACAACGTGACGCCTCTCCGACGTAAGCCTTCCTATTATTACATGACTGCGATGTCGGCCATGGTTGGCGAATATACCTATGAAGGCGCTCATATTTTTGGAGAAGGAACGCCCGAAGTATACGCTTATCTTTTTTCAAAAAGCCTGACTGATCAAGTTATCATGATATGGTGTCGCGAACGTGATTCCTTCATCGATAACGGAACCACTTTGAATAACTATGTTTTCTCAGCACCTTATATGATAGAGTGCGAACAAGTCGTCCCAACGGTTGATGTTATCGGTGGCGTCTCAACGAATTTGTCGGTTGCGCAATCAGGTCAAAATGATGCATCTGTTACGATTGCCCAATTGAGTGAAACCCCGATTTTCTTAAAGATTACAACAAGTCAGGCTGCAGCCTTAAACTTGTCTCCTGTTGCTGATGCTGGCGACAATCTGGAAGCTATACTGCCTGATGGAGAAAACACAATTGATCAAATTATAATTAATGGATCAGGCAGTGACGTAGACGGAACAATCGTTGGCTACCAATGGACGCAGTTATCTGGTCCATCGGCGAATATGCAACAGGCCAATACGGCAAATCTTACATTGTCAAATCTTACAGCTGGCAATGACTATGAGTTTGCCTTGGCGGTTACAGATGATGACGGTGCAATAAGCCGCGATCGTGTTAGTCTGATCGTTGCTGATCGTCAGCCTTTTGGTGGTAACCGTCGTTCGATACCTGGTGTGATTGAAGCAGAGGATTACGATACAGGCGGCTCAGGCGTTGCCTACTATGATTCCACTGGGGGCTCCAAAGGATGGTATAACCGTGACGACGATGTGGATATTATGAAGATTGGTAATGCCCCGGGGACGGAATTCTATATTGAAAATCCTACCCCAGGTGAGTGGATCAAATATTCAGTGACGGTTACACAATCAGGCTTGTATACTTTGGACGCCAAAATTGGAAAGTTTAATGCAAATGAGCGTCGTGTGTACTTCGAAATAGATGGTGTTGCTTTGGGCGGTATCTTTCGTCCCTTACAAACACCCACTTGGACAACTTTCTACTCCAACACCGGTGAAGGGCCATTCTATCTGGAAGCAGGAGATCATACTTTGACAGTTCATTTCGAAACTGCTGGCATCGCGTTGGATAAGTTTGAATTTATCGTTTATGATCCGCCACTGGTTGATTCCGGAAATTACTTCCGTTTTAACAACCCTAATCCTAACTGGCAGTCAGTCAGAGTGTTTTATGACACAAAATGGAATGACGATATTGATGTGCTTGCAGGTGGAAACACACACCTTGAATTTTACATCACGAATTTGGATATGACGCTGGTTCCCGACTGGTCGAAAGTAAAGGTCGGAATATCGGATATCAACTCTATCTACAGTGACATCTGCATCGCAGACTACGTGTCAGGTGTCGGTTCAAACTGGACCCTCGTAAGCGTTCCTTTGTCTGATCTCACGGCTGGTAATATTATCGATCTCAATCATGTCATGATGATGAATGTCCGATCAACCAGCGCTGGAGCCTTTGATATTGGCATTGATGAAATTGTCTTCACGGGTGGAACCATGCCTTTTGTATGGCTGGGAGATGATCATGAGACAAATCCGACCTCCAACAGTTCGATCGTCATGACGGTTGAGCCAGTTGGTGGAATTGGCATTGATGCTGTCTATGATGAAGCGCCATTTGTCGATGCTGGTCCTGACGATTTTATTCGTCCAACTCTGACCAGTTATACTTTTCCAGGTGCTGCCGAGGACATTGAAGGAAGTATCACGAATTATGAATGGGTGCAACTGAGTGGTCCGGTGCTTGCTGCTCCGATGTCAGGTCAATACGCCGCTGAAATGACGGCAACATTCAATACATTCGGTACTTACGAGTTTCGACTTTACGCATGGGATGAAGCAGGCCAGCGCGGTGAGGATGATGTCACACTGGTTTACGAAGATACGGGTGGCTATATCTCAATGGAGCATACTGCGTTGAACAATCAGGCAGTGACCATGCGTTACAATCCCGACGAAGATCCGGTCAATGTCCTTGGAGACCTTAGCCAGCCAAACGACACCTTGGAGGTTCACTTCAAGCGCTTTGATTTAAATTCGACTATCGACTGGTCAAAGTTTTATGTGCTTATGAGAAGTTCAGCTTCAGCAATGATTTCTGCAAATGTTGGTGCCTATCTTAATGGCGCCAGTATCGATGATGAATGGGTTAAGGTTTCGATACCATTGTCAGAGTTTGGTGGAGTGGATCATACTCAACTGACTCGCATGCGATTCCAGTCCTCAAAAGCCGGACCTTTCCTTGCGCTTGGAATTGATGAAATCCAGTTTACAGGAGGCAGCAAGCCAGTCGTTTTTTATGGAGATGATCACACGGATAATAACTTCGCACCTTTTCAGTCAGATATGACTGCCACCTTTGAATTGACTAATGGTGCTGTCGATACGGCTCCATAG
- a CDS encoding SPL family radical SAM protein, producing MKFAPHFSRIYVEKDALKYPFAQQVLDRFSKANLVYIDDYRNVFNRSGQDFRLQKASKSLILAKKKDNLLYDGNAMVQDFGYRNFAYNTPVLNCIYDCAYCYLQGMFSSANLVAFVNTEDFFDATKLAIAERPDKSAPLHLALSYDTDLLASETILPFCCEWIEFCRNNPDLVIEIRTKSANLAPLADIRPLDRCILAWTMTPPELAERYETDAPKPEKRLIAATKAIDAGWPVRLCFDPVLPCGDWDAIYSSFYEEVFSRLSGQQVLDASLGVFRINHQFYTRLKKNRPNTDLVYRNWTREGDSLSLPSTEREKMLERLTALLRRYLPQEKIAVWM from the coding sequence ATGAAGTTCGCTCCGCATTTTTCGCGCATCTATGTTGAAAAAGATGCCTTGAAGTATCCTTTTGCGCAGCAGGTGCTGGATCGTTTTTCGAAGGCTAATCTGGTCTACATCGATGATTATCGGAACGTATTTAATCGATCAGGGCAGGATTTTCGTCTCCAGAAAGCATCAAAAAGTCTGATTTTAGCCAAAAAGAAGGACAATCTTCTTTATGACGGCAATGCAATGGTCCAGGACTTTGGTTATCGGAATTTTGCTTACAATACGCCCGTCTTGAACTGCATCTATGACTGTGCTTACTGCTATCTGCAGGGCATGTTTTCTTCGGCGAATCTCGTCGCTTTTGTGAATACGGAAGATTTCTTTGATGCAACGAAACTTGCCATCGCTGAACGGCCCGATAAATCAGCTCCACTGCACCTGGCCCTTTCCTATGATACTGACTTGCTCGCGTCTGAAACTATTTTGCCCTTTTGTTGCGAGTGGATTGAATTTTGCAGAAACAATCCGGATCTGGTCATCGAAATAAGGACTAAAAGTGCTAATCTCGCGCCGCTTGCTGATATCCGCCCACTTGACCGTTGTATTTTGGCTTGGACAATGACCCCGCCAGAGCTGGCAGAACGTTACGAAACCGATGCACCCAAGCCGGAAAAACGGCTTATTGCTGCCACGAAGGCAATAGATGCAGGTTGGCCCGTACGTCTTTGTTTCGATCCGGTCTTGCCCTGTGGGGATTGGGATGCCATTTACTCAAGTTTCTATGAGGAAGTCTTCTCCCGGCTCTCTGGACAACAAGTCCTTGATGCGAGTCTCGGAGTCTTTCGGATCAACCATCAATTTTATACTCGTCTGAAAAAAAACCGACCCAATACCGATCTCGTGTATCGTAACTGGACCCGCGAAGGAGATTCGCTTTCCCTGCCCAGCACTGAGCGCGAGAAAATGCTTGAACGTCTGACGGCCTTACTCCGTCGTTATCTTCCCCAGGAAAAGATTGCCGTATGGATGTAG
- a CDS encoding SDR family NAD(P)-dependent oxidoreductase, with translation MDVAVITGASAGSGLAISRRLVAMGMRVYGIDADYENCAWKHEDFIKVTCDVFRQDKLAMAWKEIVDRDPEVSVLVHAAHAKVPASLESAHPDDIHRALEARLIGPTLLMRYALPRIIRIRGTVLFLTTNTGNAIDYMVDGAIASLSSAAFAELRDTGVKICEIALQPNVEGEEADSRFTRIDFDVVGEAVESILRLPANNVVTRLVVRPQATREEPFKATAPLLRWGPDDIQLPPREKFPEEPDPIMTPPRERPLDAPPPGEYDDDDFEDEDDELDRLLEESRQRLKKQADRSRQSRGQRGDRNQRGGRNRRGSNQRSRDDNRRSDEEHKRDDDRRPSDEGEGRRDESQQSEQRPRDSQNQNPEGDNPNRRRRRRGRRRGGRRDRDDRCPDQRDDGADRQQSDRSSAIPTGESRRDDRSGKAGDESHSDGIRKQDRSDRHSDSQAEAPKEFSKKPQPTLNKAPKEKTAGLVTDTLTKEESSKPKKKAAKKAVKKVAKKAVKKTATKKAATKKAAKTVKKAAKKAVKKAAKKAVKKTVSKARKETSD, from the coding sequence ATGGATGTAGCTGTCATTACGGGTGCTTCTGCCGGCTCCGGACTCGCCATATCCCGACGCCTTGTTGCGATGGGAATGCGAGTCTACGGAATCGATGCAGATTATGAAAACTGTGCCTGGAAGCATGAGGACTTTATCAAAGTCACTTGTGATGTATTCCGGCAGGACAAACTGGCAATGGCCTGGAAGGAGATCGTTGACCGTGACCCTGAAGTTTCTGTTCTGGTTCATGCTGCTCACGCAAAGGTTCCGGCTTCTCTGGAATCTGCGCATCCCGATGATATTCACCGTGCGCTTGAAGCACGATTGATCGGGCCAACGCTTTTGATGCGTTACGCGCTTCCCAGAATCATTCGGATTCGTGGTACTGTGCTTTTCCTGACAACGAATACTGGTAATGCGATTGATTACATGGTCGATGGCGCGATTGCCTCGCTATCATCTGCAGCATTTGCCGAATTGCGTGATACTGGAGTCAAGATTTGTGAAATCGCTCTCCAGCCTAATGTTGAAGGTGAAGAGGCTGATTCTCGATTTACGCGTATTGACTTTGATGTTGTTGGTGAGGCGGTGGAGAGCATTTTGCGATTGCCGGCAAACAATGTGGTAACCCGTTTGGTCGTGCGTCCGCAGGCGACACGTGAGGAGCCGTTCAAAGCTACCGCACCTTTGTTACGTTGGGGGCCGGATGATATACAGTTGCCGCCGCGTGAGAAGTTCCCCGAAGAACCGGATCCGATCATGACGCCACCGCGCGAACGTCCTTTGGATGCGCCGCCTCCAGGCGAATATGACGATGATGACTTTGAAGATGAAGACGATGAGTTGGACCGCCTTTTGGAGGAGTCCAGGCAGAGACTGAAAAAACAAGCCGATCGCAGTCGACAAAGCAGAGGTCAACGTGGTGATCGAAACCAACGTGGCGGTCGAAATCGAAGGGGCTCGAATCAACGTAGTCGAGATGATAATCGCCGAAGTGATGAAGAGCATAAGCGAGATGATGATAGGCGTCCATCGGACGAAGGCGAAGGCCGCCGGGATGAAAGTCAGCAAAGCGAACAACGGCCCAGGGATTCTCAAAACCAAAATCCAGAAGGAGATAATCCAAACAGGCGCCGCCGTCGTCGAGGCCGTCGCCGTGGTGGTCGCAGGGATCGTGATGATCGTTGTCCTGACCAGCGTGATGATGGTGCTGATCGTCAACAAAGTGATCGTAGTAGTGCAATTCCAACAGGCGAAAGTCGCCGTGATGATCGCTCTGGAAAGGCTGGGGACGAAAGCCATTCCGATGGGATAAGAAAGCAGGATCGCTCAGATCGGCATTCTGATTCACAAGCCGAAGCTCCTAAAGAATTTTCTAAAAAGCCGCAGCCAACACTCAACAAAGCTCCCAAAGAGAAGACAGCTGGTCTAGTAACAGATACACTTACGAAGGAAGAAAGCTCTAAACCAAAGAAAAAAGCTGCGAAAAAGGCAGTAAAGAAAGTGGCTAAGAAAGCCGTCAAAAAGACGGCAACCAAAAAGGCCGCTACAAAAAAGGCAGCGAAGACAGTTAAGAAGGCAGCAAAGAAGGCCGTTAAAAAAGCGGCAAAGAAGGCTGTCAAGAAGACGGTGTCCAAGGCCAGGAAAGAGACAAGTGACTAA
- a CDS encoding DUF983 domain-containing protein, producing MNTVSDNGNTVSKSEILKRGLKIQCPNCGSKGLFRGWFRLRYRCTSCGLKLSRNEGFFLGAMVWNYGLIVFGIFPLILVIGFIEWFSVQTIIYLCLAAGVIGPMLLYRWAWGLWLGSYYFFLPHELPNNTTEAIPADEDE from the coding sequence ATGAACACAGTCAGTGATAATGGCAACACAGTGTCCAAGTCTGAGATTTTAAAGCGAGGACTCAAAATCCAGTGTCCGAACTGTGGGTCCAAGGGCTTGTTTCGCGGCTGGTTTCGTTTACGTTATCGTTGTACTTCTTGTGGGTTGAAGCTATCGCGCAACGAAGGTTTCTTTTTGGGCGCAATGGTCTGGAACTACGGGCTGATCGTTTTCGGGATTTTTCCCCTCATCCTGGTCATCGGATTCATTGAATGGTTCTCAGTGCAAACCATAATCTACCTTTGCCTGGCCGCTGGTGTTATTGGTCCGATGTTGTTATACCGATGGGCCTGGGGATTATGGCTTGGCAGCTACTACTTCTTCCTCCCGCATGAACTCCCCAATAATACAACCGAAGCAATTCCAGCGGATGAGGATGAATAA
- a CDS encoding farnesyl diphosphate synthase, with translation MDFKATLKEYQERVEASIASLVPNTKTRPAVLHEAMRYSLDAGGKRLRPCLVLAAHALFESKNDPMPAAVSIECMHTYSLIHDDLPCMDDSDLRRGKPSCHKQFDEETALLAGDALLTYSLWMLAHNYRETPKLANDLVCELGKASGSEHLIGGQMEDLLGERATPTVESLDFIHLNKTAALITCSLVMGLRLADASDEKVELIRNAGRHLGLAFQIIDDILDETSDAETMGKPVGADEENKKMTYPSLYGLEKSRKKAQEHTAEAIRYFDEIGGNNTLLIELAKYMEQRIH, from the coding sequence ATGGATTTCAAAGCAACACTAAAGGAGTATCAGGAACGCGTCGAAGCATCGATCGCGAGCCTGGTTCCCAATACAAAAACTCGCCCGGCGGTTCTACATGAAGCCATGCGCTATAGCCTTGATGCAGGAGGCAAGCGACTTCGCCCATGCCTTGTCCTGGCGGCACATGCACTCTTCGAATCAAAGAATGATCCCATGCCAGCGGCCGTTTCGATCGAATGCATGCACACCTATAGCCTTATCCATGACGACCTCCCCTGCATGGACGACTCGGATTTGCGCCGGGGCAAACCTTCCTGTCACAAACAGTTTGACGAAGAAACTGCCCTGCTTGCCGGGGATGCGCTTCTAACCTACTCGCTCTGGATGTTGGCTCACAATTATCGTGAAACACCAAAACTCGCAAATGATCTCGTCTGTGAACTAGGCAAAGCCAGTGGCAGCGAACATCTGATTGGCGGGCAGATGGAAGATCTGCTCGGAGAAAGGGCCACACCCACCGTAGAGAGCCTGGATTTTATTCACCTGAATAAAACAGCCGCTTTGATAACCTGCAGCCTAGTCATGGGCTTGCGGCTGGCAGATGCCTCAGATGAAAAAGTGGAATTAATCCGAAATGCAGGACGGCACCTGGGCTTGGCCTTTCAGATCATTGATGACATCCTGGATGAGACCTCAGACGCGGAAACCATGGGCAAGCCAGTCGGTGCTGATGAGGAAAACAAGAAAATGACTTACCCTTCCCTCTACGGTCTTGAGAAATCACGAAAGAAAGCTCAAGAGCACACTGCCGAGGCCATCCGTTATTTTGACGAAATTGGCGGTAACAACACACTCTTGATCGAACTCGCCAAATACATGGAGCAACGAATTCATTGA
- a CDS encoding DUF4013 domain-containing protein has product MATIDSVCERIFSAEGSWRRLLFGGLLCLSIIGIPFAAGYLFHYAASLRSGDRVELPPWGEWTKRFIAGLHFLGVFAVWYLLVLFLGFVFGWLIEAVTLGLLWWAGYVITMLASAAAPAFFASALNEYLKRESWSALKDISAILVPIRSHWIALLLPGAAWIGLLTIALPLLPFAFFLGFTALLAYYIPLFAGQNR; this is encoded by the coding sequence ATGGCAACCATCGATTCAGTTTGCGAGCGCATTTTTTCTGCAGAGGGTTCCTGGAGGAGACTTCTTTTCGGCGGACTGCTCTGCCTTTCCATAATTGGTATCCCATTTGCGGCCGGTTATCTCTTTCATTATGCGGCTTCGCTGCGTTCTGGGGATCGAGTTGAGCTTCCGCCCTGGGGTGAGTGGACAAAACGTTTTATCGCGGGTCTCCACTTTCTGGGAGTCTTTGCTGTCTGGTATTTGCTCGTTTTGTTTCTGGGCTTTGTTTTTGGCTGGTTGATTGAGGCTGTAACACTCGGATTGCTTTGGTGGGCTGGATACGTAATCACGATGTTGGCGAGTGCGGCAGCACCAGCATTTTTTGCTTCTGCCTTGAATGAATATCTGAAGCGTGAGAGCTGGTCTGCACTCAAAGATATCTCTGCCATCCTGGTTCCAATCCGGTCCCATTGGATTGCGTTGCTCCTTCCAGGAGCAGCTTGGATTGGTCTATTGACCATTGCCCTGCCGCTTTTGCCCTTTGCGTTTTTCCTTGGATTTACAGCCCTTCTTGCCTATTACATACCCCTATTTGCAGGACAGAATCGTTAA
- a CDS encoding zinc ribbon domain-containing protein, protein MPTYEYHCDACERDLEIFQSMKDDALTVCPECGKKGKIHRQISGGAGIIFKGSGFYETDYKSKSEPKTSEKSESKTSETKSPKKEKTAAAAAS, encoded by the coding sequence ATGCCGACATACGAATATCATTGTGATGCATGTGAACGCGATCTGGAGATTTTCCAGTCGATGAAGGACGATGCGCTAACGGTTTGCCCTGAATGCGGAAAAAAGGGGAAAATCCATCGCCAGATCAGTGGTGGGGCTGGAATCATCTTCAAAGGGTCCGGTTTTTACGAAACAGATTACAAATCGAAGTCAGAACCCAAGACCTCAGAAAAGTCAGAGTCAAAGACCTCCGAAACGAAATCTCCCAAGAAAGAAAAAACAGCAGCAGCGGCTGCATCATAA
- a CDS encoding CAP domain-containing protein, which translates to MMIRFPILTAALLAPYLVFGQQQQFSHGNPSDAEQLMLEYINRARANPSAEGQRLVTSTDPDVINAINTFGVVISDVTNAFNSYQAVPPLAFNSQLLESADTHTEAMIVGDEQTHQFANGPNLRTRTNTAGYTAQSSLRENVYAYMENPWMGHAAFQIDWGNTPNGIQDPPGHRSAIMDFNNPDDPFTEIGIGIRPDTNTAGTTVLGPLVVTQDFGRPSNDVDYIVGVVYSDDDGDGFYSEGEGISGITITPDQGDFFAVTSSSGGYAIPMENVSGTVTVTASGSALGSNQSQQFTFNNQSVKLDFTTSGASVQNPPVDFGSDTQTFNNAAYITTAWFGSFFDLVVTNGANPGLLLHDQHGLMFYQGSESGMWWYSASLEWSWTSRAVYPFIYVNNIGWVYFFELDTQPRVFFDTTNGQNFLNDPNNSDDLFYF; encoded by the coding sequence ATGATGATTCGTTTCCCTATCCTTACCGCTGCACTTTTAGCACCATATCTAGTATTTGGACAACAGCAACAATTCAGCCACGGTAATCCTAGTGATGCAGAGCAGCTGATGCTGGAATACATCAATCGAGCGAGGGCCAACCCTTCTGCCGAAGGTCAGCGCCTTGTCACCTCAACTGACCCCGATGTTATCAATGCAATAAATACTTTTGGTGTTGTAATCAGTGATGTAACCAACGCCTTTAACAGCTATCAGGCAGTGCCTCCCCTCGCCTTCAACAGCCAATTGCTGGAATCCGCCGATACTCATACTGAGGCGATGATTGTGGGAGATGAGCAAACTCATCAATTTGCTAATGGCCCGAATCTCAGAACACGTACCAACACTGCTGGTTATACGGCACAATCATCCCTACGTGAAAATGTCTATGCCTACATGGAAAACCCATGGATGGGCCATGCTGCTTTCCAAATCGACTGGGGCAATACACCAAATGGCATTCAAGATCCTCCTGGTCATCGCAGTGCCATTATGGACTTCAATAATCCGGATGATCCCTTCACGGAAATTGGCATTGGGATTCGACCAGACACAAATACTGCTGGTACCACCGTTCTTGGTCCTTTGGTTGTCACACAAGACTTCGGACGGCCCAGCAATGATGTCGATTACATAGTAGGTGTCGTCTACTCTGACGACGACGGAGATGGATTCTATTCAGAAGGTGAAGGTATTTCAGGAATCACGATCACACCGGACCAGGGCGACTTTTTTGCCGTTACCTCCTCATCTGGTGGCTATGCCATACCAATGGAGAATGTTTCCGGCACTGTCACAGTTACAGCCTCTGGAAGTGCACTTGGGAGCAATCAAAGCCAGCAGTTTACTTTCAATAATCAAAGCGTGAAGCTCGATTTCACTACGAGTGGTGCAAGCGTCCAAAATCCACCAGTAGACTTCGGTAGTGACACCCAAACCTTTAATAACGCCGCCTATATTACTACGGCATGGTTTGGCAGCTTTTTCGATCTGGTTGTCACAAACGGAGCCAATCCAGGTCTACTGCTCCACGATCAGCATGGACTTATGTTTTACCAAGGCAGTGAATCTGGAATGTGGTGGTATTCGGCATCTCTGGAGTGGAGCTGGACCAGTCGAGCAGTTTATCCCTTTATTTACGTCAATAACATTGGTTGGGTCTATTTCTTCGAGCTAGATACCCAACCAAGAGTGTTTTTCGACACAACGAATGGTCAGAACTTTCTTAATGATCCGAACAATTCGGACGACCTATTTTACTTCTGA
- a CDS encoding response regulator transcription factor — translation MEIVVVEDHTLFRQMLIKLCNEDYNVVGEAADGGEALSVCRKKKPEVVIMDIMIPEPDGIDVTKILLKEQPGIRVLALSGHIDTFTVYRLLKSGVLGYVNKMSEPIEVVQEAIKTVAEGKPYFTKQFAEVRDDLKQDPSSFQRILSDRELELLPLFSRGLDNNAISDEVGLKPSTVLWHRRNIMKKLQIHATTELMRYGIKNGFWHPETV, via the coding sequence ATGGAAATTGTAGTAGTAGAAGATCATACGCTATTTCGGCAGATGCTAATCAAGCTGTGCAATGAGGATTACAACGTAGTTGGCGAAGCTGCTGATGGCGGCGAAGCACTCAGCGTTTGTCGCAAAAAAAAGCCCGAAGTAGTCATAATGGACATTATGATTCCTGAGCCTGATGGAATTGATGTAACCAAAATCTTGTTAAAAGAACAGCCGGGGATACGCGTTCTAGCGCTTTCCGGGCATATTGATACGTTTACTGTCTACCGCCTGTTGAAATCTGGTGTGCTTGGCTATGTAAATAAGATGTCTGAACCGATTGAAGTCGTTCAGGAAGCCATAAAAACAGTGGCAGAAGGCAAGCCCTACTTCACCAAGCAGTTTGCGGAAGTGCGTGACGATCTGAAACAAGACCCCAGCTCTTTTCAACGGATTCTATCAGACCGTGAGCTTGAGTTGTTGCCTCTTTTCTCACGTGGTTTGGATAATAATGCGATCAGTGATGAGGTTGGCCTAAAGCCAAGCACAGTCCTTTGGCATCGCCGCAATATCATGAAAAAGCTTCAAATACACGCGACAACAGAATTAATGCGTTATGGAATCAAGAACGGTTTCTGGCACCCTGAAACCGTTTAA